One Cyanobacteria bacterium QS_8_64_29 genomic window, GTACGGCGCTCTCAGAGAGCCGCGATCCCATGGCTACAGGCAGCGAGCGTTCCAGCGCCGAGCCAGCCCAACGGCGCTTCCACCGCGGCGGGCTGCGATCGCTGCGGTTTTTGCGCAACCTCCCCCACGACAACTGCCAGTTTGCCATCATTGGCTTGGGGCGCTTCGGCCAAGCGGTTTGCCAGTCGCTGTACCGCATGGGGTACCAGGTCCTGGGCACCGATCGCGACGAGGCGCTCGTCTCGCAAGCCCTGGGCGAGCGCATGGCCTCCCACGCCATCCGATTCGATGCCACCGATTCGGGCGCCCTGCGCGAGGCCGGCATTTTCGAGTTCGACACGGTGGTGGTTGCCATCGGCCATTACCTGCAAGAGAGCATCGTCACCACCCTCAACGTCAAAGAAGCGGGCGTCCCCTACGTGGTGGCCAAAGCCTCCTCGGCTACCCACGGCAAGCTCCTGGACCGCGTTGGTGCCGACCACGTGGTCTACCCCGAGCGCGAGGCCGGTCAGTCGCTGGCCTACGAGCTGACCAAACCCGAGATTCTGGCCCGCTTCGACCTCGACCCCGATAACAGCATTGTCGAGGTGCTGGTGCCCCGCCAGTTTGATGGCAAAACCATCGCCGAGCTGCAGCTACGCAACCGCTACGGCGTTACCGTGATCGCCCTCAGCGACGGCGACAAGTTTGACATCAACCCCGGCCCCAACCAACCGCTGCGCGAAGGCACGGCGATGGTCGTGGTTGGCGCCAACCGCGACATCCAGCGCTTGCCCAAGCACACCAAGGCCGAAGCTGCCCCAAGCGAGCGGAGCTGAGGCAGCCGGCTCAGGCCACCACCGCTGCCGGGGTGATGAGCATGGCATCCCCAAACGAGTAGAAGCGATAGCGCGCTGTGATCGCCGCCCGATAGAGCGCCAGCAGGCGCTCGCGTCCCAGAAAAGCGCTCACCATCATCAACAAGCTTGAGCCCGGGAGGTGGAAGTTGGTCATGAGCCCGTCCACCACCTGCGGCCGGTACCCCGGATAGATAAACAGATTCGTTTGGCCCTCAAATGCGCCCAGCTCGCCGCGCGCCCAAAAGGCCCCCTCCAGGGCGCGCACCACCGTGGTGCCCACTGCAATCACCCGCCCGCCGGCGGCACGCGTGCGCGCGACCCGCTCGGCCGTGGCGGCCGGCACGGCCAGCCACTCCCGGTGCATGCGGTGCGCGCCAATTTCGGCTGCCTCAACCGGCCGAAACGTTCCCAGGCCCACATGGAGCGTGAGCTCGGCAATGCCAATGCCGCACTGCTGCAGGCGCTGCAGCAGCTCATCCGTTAAGTGCAGGCCGGCCGTTGGGGCCGCAACAGCCCCCGGCGAGCGCGCATATGCGGTCTGGTATTGCTCGCGGGCCGACTGGGTGTCGGCAATGTAGGGCGGTAGGGGCATGCGGCCGTAATGGGGCAGCAGCGACTCGAGCGCGCACCCCGCTGGCAGCTCGAAGCGCAGCCAGCGCCCGCCCGTTTCGGCATCGCGATCGATGGCCGTGGCTTCCAGCGGCTGCCCGCCTGACTGCAGCGGATCGAAGCGCAGCCGCGTTCCCGGGCGCACCCGCTTGCCGGGTTTGACCAGCGCCAACCAGCAACCCGACGAGCTGGCCTCCAGCAGCAGCACCTCGACTTCTGCGCCTGTGGGCTTGCGGCCGTGGAGGCGCGCTGGTAGAACGCGCGTGTTGTTGAGCACCAGCAGATCGCCTGCCTGCAGCCACTCGGGCAAATCCCGCACGGTGGCGTGCGCGTGCGAGCGGGCCCCCACCACCAGCAGGCGCGCCCGATCACGCGGCGAAACCGGCGTTTGCGCGATCCGCTCGGGCGGGAGCGTGTACTCGTAGCTCGCGCGCCAGCGGTCTGCACCGCTATGGGGTGAGCTTGCCATGAGTCCTCGGGCGGGGTCTTTGCCTCCCCTTTCTAGACTGCAACGGTCGCCTGCCGGCCAGCGGCGCAGCCTCAGGCCCCAAACGCCGCCGGGATGTAAGCCTGTAGGGCGAGCTGGTAGCTCTGCCACAACTGCGGTGGCCCCAGCGCCGTGGCGTCCGGGAGCGGCTGCGCCGGTGGGTGCCGGAAGTACCGACTCGTCACCAGGGCCAGATTGAAGCGGCACGGCAGCTCAGCGAGCTGGGGCGAGTGGGCCAGAAACGCTTCCGCAGCGTGCCAGATCCGGCGCTGCTCGGCGGGCGTTACGGCCAGTTGGCCGCCGGCATCCCAGCTGCCGCGGCTGCGCGTTTTGACCTCGACAAACGCCAGCATGCCAGCCCCCGCCGGATGGCGCGCGATCAGATCCAGCTCGCCCCAACGGCAGCGCCAGCGGCGATTGCAGACCTGCCAGCCTTGGGCCGTCAGCCATTGGGCTGCAACGCGCTCGCCCGCTGCGCCCAGGCTGGTCTCGCTCGGATGGGATGCGGGAATAGGCGGCACGCGGCAAGCTGGTAGGATAGCTTTAGCATAGC contains:
- a CDS encoding potassium transporter, with product MATGSERSSAEPAQRRFHRGGLRSLRFLRNLPHDNCQFAIIGLGRFGQAVCQSLYRMGYQVLGTDRDEALVSQALGERMASHAIRFDATDSGALREAGIFEFDTVVVAIGHYLQESIVTTLNVKEAGVPYVVAKASSATHGKLLDRVGADHVVYPEREAGQSLAYELTKPEILARFDLDPDNSIVEVLVPRQFDGKTIAELQLRNRYGVTVIALSDGDKFDINPGPNQPLREGTAMVVVGANRDIQRLPKHTKAEAAPSERS
- a CDS encoding tRNA preQ1(34) S-adenosylmethionine ribosyltransferase-isomerase QueA, whose translation is MASSPHSGADRWRASYEYTLPPERIAQTPVSPRDRARLLVVGARSHAHATVRDLPEWLQAGDLLVLNNTRVLPARLHGRKPTGAEVEVLLLEASSSGCWLALVKPGKRVRPGTRLRFDPLQSGGQPLEATAIDRDAETGGRWLRFELPAGCALESLLPHYGRMPLPPYIADTQSAREQYQTAYARSPGAVAAPTAGLHLTDELLQRLQQCGIGIAELTLHVGLGTFRPVEAAEIGAHRMHREWLAVPAATAERVARTRAAGGRVIAVGTTVVRALEGAFWARGELGAFEGQTNLFIYPGYRPQVVDGLMTNFHLPGSSLLMMVSAFLGRERLLALYRAAITARYRFYSFGDAMLITPAAVVA
- a CDS encoding YraN family protein, with the protein product MPASHPSETSLGAAGERVAAQWLTAQGWQVCNRRWRCRWGELDLIARHPAGAGMLAFVEVKTRSRGSWDAGGQLAVTPAEQRRIWHAAEAFLAHSPQLAELPCRFNLALVTSRYFRHPPAQPLPDATALGPPQLWQSYQLALQAYIPAAFGA